The DNA region CCTGCACATATACAAGATTCTGAAATTCACCATATTCATATTTTTGTAGAAGGAATTTCATGCCCAAATGATTGGTCATCAGGTCGTCATCGTACAAGTAATTCATATATTGTTTATACATTTGGTTATTTTGACGAAGAAGCAGTTCATATAATTGACTTTTTAAGTCAACAAGCTCACGAACGTAGCAGAGCGAACCATTACAGCCTAATGACAAAATATAAAGTTGAAGCAGACTCTTTTAGAAGCAAATGTTAAAAAAACCGTTACTAGCGGTTTTTTTATCCAAAATATGCAACACCTTACTCAATTATCCCATAACTGCCATAGCAACAAAAAACACAATCACCCCAGCAATCGCAAACCAAACTACCCCTGACGAAATATGATCACGACTCTTACCACAATGTGGGCAGGCCTTTGCTGCACTGCTTTTCTCTTTCCCGCATTCATCACACTTAATTAATGCCATAAACCCTCCATAGTTAGCTAAATCTTTATATCACCTCAATCCCAAAAAATCATCAAACCAATAAACACAAAAAATAATTAACCAAAGTTATTGACGTGTGAGTTAACCAAAGTTATATTTAAGCCGTACCCCCAATAACCGAGGACGGCAAAATGATACTGACAAATACCCCTACAACAGACAAACAACGTGCTGAACATTTCCACCTGGTCAGTATTCGTTTTGCCTGCCTGCTCGCCACCAAACAAGACCCTATGGACTGTGAACGTGTTGCATTGCGTATAGCAAAACTTGAACGCCAATTAATGCACAGCAACCCAAGCCAACTGTTCAGTAGCCAATTTGAAAACCAAGCCGGTGAACTCGGTGACAACCTCGCCATGCGTTACAACCACCACACTGGCCGCATCACCATCTGGCGCAATACCCCATTACACCAATGCGGCAAAGTGTTCCAACTGAGGGCGAATGTATGAGTGCCGCAAACGAATACTGCGACCGTGAAATAGCCAAGTGCAAAGACATGATCCGCACTTGGCCCCACGAAGCACTATGCCTTAAGCGCTT from Shewanella polaris includes:
- a CDS encoding type II toxin-antitoxin system YafO family toxin, giving the protein MAVQVTFASNVEAQLNATGFKLAPLKQDLELYFGSNKSKIPHYLGKDTPYRDPAHIQDSEIHHIHIFVEGISCPNDWSSGRHRTSNSYIVYTFGYFDEEAVHIIDFLSQQAHERSRANHYSLMTKYKVEADSFRSKC
- a CDS encoding hydrogenase maturation nickel metallochaperone HypA → MALIKCDECGKEKSSAAKACPHCGKSRDHISSGVVWFAIAGVIVFFVAMAVMG